A single genomic interval of Ammospiza caudacuta isolate bAmmCau1 chromosome 19, bAmmCau1.pri, whole genome shotgun sequence harbors:
- the LOC131566242 gene encoding melanin-concentrating hormone receptor 1-like, protein MAPGNSSRNFSAPEAQNGSVAEKPAPHTNVIMPSLFSIICFLGIMGNLIVIFTIIKKKKLRCKQTVPDIFIFNLSIVDLLFLLGMPFLIHQLLGNGSWYFGAPLCTIITALDTNSQITSTNILTVMTLDRYLATVYPLKSTYVRTPCVAALVICLVWLLSFLTIIPVWMYAGLMPLEDGTVRCALLLPNPETDVYWFTLYQFMLAFAVPLVIICVVYFKILQHMATTVVPLPQRSLRVRTKKVTRMAVAICSAFFICWAPFYILQLVHLGIDTPSMAFFYAYNFAISLGYANSCLNPFLYIALSETFKRQFLVAIRPAKEPCRKSSSANNNSMTEASVCLKLAPESTQQTQFQEDFSPRSLPVTVAVH, encoded by the exons ATGGCCCCCGGCAACTCCTCCCGCAACTTCTCGGCGCCGGAGGCTCAGAACGGCTCCG TAGCAGAGAAGCCAGCACCACACACCAATGTGATCATGCCCAGTCTCTTCAGCATCATCTGCTTCCTGGGCATCATGGGGAACCTCATTGTGATCTTCACGATCATCAAGAAGAAGAAGCTGAGATGCAAGCAGACCGTGCCTGATATTTTCATCTTCAACCTCTCCATTGTGgacctcctcttcctcttggGCATGCCCTTCCTCATCCACCAGCTCTTAGGCAACGGCTCGTGGTACTTTGGAGCTCCCCTGTGCACCATCATCACCGCCCTGGACACCAACAGCCAGATCACCAGCACCAACATCCTCACAGTGATGACACTGGACCGTTACCTGGCCACCGTGTACCCCCTCAAGTCCACCTACGTCCGGACGCCGTGTGTGGCCGCTCTCGTCATCTGCCTGGTGTGGCTGCTGTCCTTCCTGACCATCATCCCCGTGTGGATGTACGCAGGCCTCATGCCCCTGGAGGACGGCACCGTGCGCTGCGCTCTCCTGCTCCCCAACCCAGAGACCGACGTCTACTGGTTCACCCTCTACCAGTTCATGCTGGCCTTTGCTGTGCCCTTGGTCATCATCTGCGTGGTCTATTTCAAGATCCTCCAGCACATGGCCACCACCGTGGTGCCGCTGCCCCAGAGGAGCCTCCGGGTGCGTACCAAGAAAGTCACCAGAATGGCAGTCGCCATCTGCTCCGCCTTTTTCATTTGCTGGGCTCCCTTCTACATCCTGCAGCTCGTTCACCTGGGCATCGACACCCCATCCATGGCCTTCTTTTACGCCTACAACTTTGCCATTAGCTTGGGCTACGCCAACAGCTGCCTCAACCCCTTCCTGTACATCGCCCTCAGCGAGACCTTCAAGCGCCAGTTCTTGGTGGCCATTCGCCCCGCCAAAGAGCCCTGCcgcaagagcagctctgccaacaACAACAGCATGACAGAGGCCAGCGTGTGCCTGAAGCTGGCTCCAGAATCCACCCAGCAGACTCAGTTCCAGGAGGACTTTTCCCCACGCTCGCTGCCGGTGACTGTGGCTGTTCACTAG